One part of the Cyanobacteriota bacterium genome encodes these proteins:
- a CDS encoding Uma2 family endonuclease — translation MMLLNTQLLLNTWQPAHWDDFVGLADDPATTKLKSYYHNGQMRFEPMSTGSDHSKDHATIILAVGLFAALRDIPTNGHDGCSYRKAGVAEFQPDISYYIGETADAIPWGTRVIDLTQYPLPSLVIEISDTSLPDDLGAKRLQYEELEIPEYWIVDVQAMQILAFAVAADRSIRRIRESQVLPGLQLEILEQALQRSRHENQSATTAWLMAQFRGLGVDA, via the coding sequence GTGATGTTGCTAAACACTCAGCTCCTTCTCAACACTTGGCAGCCTGCCCATTGGGATGACTTTGTTGGCCTCGCTGATGACCCAGCCACCACCAAGCTGAAAAGCTACTATCACAACGGCCAGATGAGATTTGAACCCATGTCTACTGGATCTGATCATTCCAAAGACCATGCCACAATCATTCTGGCAGTTGGACTATTCGCAGCCTTGCGGGATATTCCTACTAATGGGCATGACGGTTGTTCTTACCGCAAAGCTGGGGTTGCAGAGTTTCAACCGGATATTTCCTACTACATTGGTGAGACAGCCGACGCTATTCCTTGGGGAACGAGGGTCATTGACCTCACCCAATATCCCCTGCCCAGTTTGGTGATTGAAATTTCCGATACCTCCTTGCCGGATGATTTGGGGGCAAAACGGTTGCAATATGAGGAGTTGGAAATTCCAGAATATTGGATTGTGGATGTGCAGGCTATGCAAATTCTAGCCTTTGCTGTGGCCGCCGATCGCAGTATTCGCCGAATTCGAGAGTCCCAAGTTCTCCCTGGCTTGCAGCTAGAGATTTTGGAGCAAGCCCTCCAGCGCAGTCGGCACGAGAATCAGTCGGCAACTACAGCTTGGTTGATGGCACAGTTCCGGGGGTTAGGGGTGGATGCTTGA
- a CDS encoding HNH endonuclease: MAKEPRIKIPPEVRQYVLDRDGYRCQTCGADSDLTIDHIIPLAQGGQNDLSNFRTLCRICNSRKGKAINPDARRYYRL; this comes from the coding sequence ATGGCTAAGGAACCCCGGATCAAAATTCCACCTGAGGTTCGCCAGTATGTTCTAGACCGAGATGGGTACCGTTGTCAAACCTGTGGAGCTGACAGCGATTTGACGATCGACCACATCATTCCCCTAGCGCAGGGCGGCCAAAATGATCTCAGTAATTTTCGCACGCTGTGTCGCATTTGTAACTCGCGCAAGGGTAAAGCGATCAACCCAGATGCTCGGCGCTACTATAGACTTTGA